From Sandaracinaceae bacterium, the proteins below share one genomic window:
- a CDS encoding GH92 family glycosyl hydrolase, which translates to MRSLVYLLGSALIGSALHGCGPSPDADAGVDRDGGADAGRVDAGPPPPSAPAAPPLVQYVDPFLGTGGSGYNDLGSAFPGPQRPFGMVRPSPDTMEPGGAPVFTHCAGYAFDDDFITGFSQTRMHGTGIADYGHVALLPVPEMEDAFVTQEGAMTRKSDEEASPGYYAVTLERGEIRAELTATERVALHRYTFGDGPQAVLVDVGHHLANDVEVVDGSVTVDPDAREVYGMARVDGGYSGRFGGVRMYFVARFDRAFEGFGTWEGEARREGVAEAIGAQSGAWVRFGADAEAVEVAVAMSFVDLEGARANLDAELTDFETARTETEAAWETLLGRVRIEGRDPGFFRRFYTALYHSLLMPTLATDVDGRYRGLDDAIHTADGFTYYTDFSLWDTYRTLHPLLTLLYPEIQLDFLRSLTAMAVDGGAMPRWPLGHGYTGGMLGEPAAIVMADSWRKGLTDFDLRAAYDAMRRGAFGEASPAFGGRGHAEVYDRLGYVPVETGGWSTSKTMEFAYADGALAHLAEALSEDADAVRFRERAGSWRNTFDPERGMFVGRHEDGSFVSEFREDRWQEFYSEGNARQYLWLVPHDVPGLVEQLGGREPFLATLRNFFEQSARERRNFTPPEWYWHGNEPDMHAAYLFTAVGEPAESARWVRWVADAFYGDGPTGLPGNDDGGTMSAWYVFSGLGFFPFAGGDDYLLGSPRVTRAELTIDGGTFVIEAAEASERAPIVATAELDGAPLEDLRLPHAVVRPGATLRLSMTAD; encoded by the coding sequence ATGCGCTCGCTCGTCTACCTGCTCGGCTCGGCCCTGATCGGCTCGGCGCTCCACGGCTGTGGCCCCTCTCCCGACGCGGACGCCGGGGTCGATCGAGATGGCGGCGCCGACGCGGGCCGCGTGGACGCGGGGCCCCCGCCCCCCAGCGCGCCCGCCGCGCCGCCGCTCGTCCAGTACGTCGACCCGTTCCTCGGCACGGGCGGCTCCGGCTACAACGACCTCGGCAGCGCGTTCCCGGGCCCGCAGCGGCCCTTCGGCATGGTGCGCCCCAGCCCCGACACGATGGAGCCGGGCGGCGCCCCCGTCTTCACGCACTGCGCGGGCTACGCCTTCGACGACGACTTCATCACCGGCTTCTCCCAGACCCGGATGCACGGCACGGGCATCGCCGACTACGGCCACGTCGCGCTCCTCCCGGTGCCGGAGATGGAGGACGCGTTCGTCACGCAGGAAGGCGCGATGACCCGGAAGTCCGACGAGGAGGCCTCGCCCGGCTACTACGCGGTCACCCTCGAGCGCGGCGAGATCCGGGCGGAGCTGACCGCGACCGAGCGCGTGGCGCTGCATCGCTACACCTTCGGCGACGGACCGCAGGCGGTGCTCGTCGACGTGGGACACCACCTCGCCAACGACGTCGAGGTGGTCGACGGCTCGGTCACCGTCGATCCCGACGCGAGGGAGGTGTACGGCATGGCGCGCGTCGACGGCGGCTACTCCGGTCGCTTCGGGGGCGTGCGCATGTACTTCGTGGCGCGCTTCGACCGCGCCTTCGAGGGCTTCGGCACCTGGGAGGGCGAGGCGCGGCGCGAGGGCGTGGCCGAGGCCATCGGCGCGCAGAGCGGCGCCTGGGTGCGCTTCGGCGCCGACGCCGAGGCGGTCGAGGTGGCGGTCGCGATGAGCTTCGTCGATCTGGAGGGCGCGCGCGCGAACCTCGACGCGGAGCTGACCGACTTCGAGACCGCGCGGACGGAGACCGAGGCGGCGTGGGAGACGCTGCTCGGGCGCGTGCGCATCGAGGGGCGCGACCCGGGCTTCTTCCGCCGCTTCTACACCGCGCTCTACCACTCGCTGTTGATGCCGACCCTCGCGACGGACGTCGACGGGCGCTACCGCGGGCTGGACGACGCCATCCACACGGCGGATGGCTTCACCTACTACACCGACTTCTCGCTCTGGGACACGTACCGCACCCTGCATCCATTGTTGACGCTGCTCTACCCGGAGATCCAGCTCGACTTCCTGCGCAGCCTCACCGCGATGGCGGTCGACGGCGGCGCGATGCCGCGCTGGCCGCTCGGCCACGGCTACACGGGCGGCATGCTCGGGGAGCCGGCCGCGATCGTGATGGCGGACTCGTGGCGCAAGGGGCTGACCGACTTCGACCTGCGCGCGGCCTACGACGCGATGCGCCGCGGCGCGTTCGGAGAGGCGTCGCCCGCGTTCGGCGGCCGAGGGCACGCGGAGGTCTACGACCGGCTGGGCTACGTCCCGGTGGAGACGGGCGGCTGGAGCACGAGCAAGACGATGGAGTTCGCCTACGCCGACGGCGCGCTCGCGCACCTGGCCGAGGCGCTCTCGGAAGACGCCGACGCCGTTCGCTTCCGCGAGCGCGCGGGCAGCTGGCGCAACACCTTCGATCCCGAGCGGGGCATGTTCGTCGGCCGCCACGAGGACGGCTCGTTCGTGAGCGAGTTCCGCGAGGACCGATGGCAGGAGTTCTACAGCGAGGGGAACGCGCGGCAGTATCTCTGGCTCGTGCCGCACGACGTCCCCGGGCTGGTCGAGCAGCTCGGAGGGCGTGAGCCGTTCCTGGCCACGCTGCGCAACTTCTTCGAGCAGTCCGCGCGCGAGCGCCGCAACTTCACGCCGCCCGAGTGGTACTGGCACGGCAACGAGCCGGACATGCACGCCGCCTATCTCTTCACCGCGGTGGGCGAGCCGGCGGAGAGCGCGCGCTGGGTGCGCTGGGTGGCGGACGCGTTCTACGGGGACGGCCCCACGGGGCTGCCCGGCAACGACGACGGCGGCACCATGAGCGCCTGGTACGTGTTCTCCGGGCTCGGGTTCTTCCCCTTCGCGGGCGGCGACGACTACCTCCTCGGCTCGCCGCGCGTGACCCGGGCGGAGCTGACCATCGACGGCGGGACGTTCGTCATCGAGGCCGCGGAGGCGAGCGAGCGCGCGCCGATCGTGGCCACGGCGGAGCTCGACGGCGCGCCGCTCGAGGACCTCCGGCTGCCTCACGCCGTCGTCCGCCCGGGCGCCACGCTCCGCCTCTCGATGACCGCCGACTGA
- a CDS encoding ATP-dependent DNA helicase RecQ, whose product MRSKSLEETLQERFGLPSFRPWQREAIDELLEGSGRVLAIAPTGGGKSLCYQFPATVLPGTTIVVSPLIALMEDQVRALNERGIAATYVASNLPAGEKRERLARLRAGDYELVYFAPERLAHPGVIDGLRALEPPLLAIDEAHCISQWGHDFRPDYLRLGEVLRALNPKRVLACTATATPVVRDEIVEKLGLGENTRQILRGFARPNLHLAAVEADGASARKRIVVSTLKEALGAPSQPAGAAIVYAGTRKKTDDIALLVQGEGYRTGAYHAGLDADERARVSHAFAGRELDVVVATNAFGMGIDRPDIRTVVHFQAPGSIEAYYQEVGRAGRDGQPAHGLLITGAADIGLRRRLLELGGRDGHRPPQERIDQQWGLFRDLLRYVEAGSCRHDFILRYFGDEQELLGGCGHCDVCERLEREGGEERTISEADTLIVRKALSGVARTKQKVGMTGVAKMLHGASDKQLTRWGLDRLSTHGLLSDHPVPWIQALLRRLITAGLLDITPTQYPMLMLTKAGVAVMKGEAPARVLTPPEDAGLGGKKKARSASSKAKREPPPGMDGALFEKLREARLELAKEQGVPAYVVCHDRTLMEIAAAKPVDAQALLAVPGMGPARVEAYGERFLEVVAS is encoded by the coding sequence ATGCGGAGCAAATCACTCGAAGAGACCCTGCAGGAGCGCTTCGGCCTACCCAGCTTTCGGCCCTGGCAGCGCGAGGCCATCGACGAGCTGCTCGAGGGGAGCGGCCGCGTGCTCGCGATCGCGCCGACCGGTGGGGGCAAGTCCCTCTGCTATCAGTTCCCGGCCACGGTGCTCCCTGGGACCACCATCGTCGTCTCGCCGCTGATCGCGCTCATGGAGGACCAGGTCCGCGCCCTCAACGAGCGCGGCATCGCCGCGACCTACGTGGCCTCCAACCTCCCCGCGGGAGAGAAGCGCGAGCGGCTCGCGCGGCTGCGCGCCGGCGACTACGAGCTGGTCTACTTCGCGCCGGAGCGGCTCGCGCACCCTGGGGTCATCGACGGCCTGCGCGCGCTCGAGCCGCCGCTGCTCGCGATCGACGAGGCGCACTGCATCTCGCAGTGGGGTCACGACTTCCGGCCCGACTACCTGCGGCTCGGGGAGGTGCTGCGCGCGCTGAACCCCAAGCGGGTGCTCGCGTGCACGGCCACCGCGACCCCCGTGGTGCGGGACGAGATCGTCGAGAAGCTCGGGCTCGGCGAGAACACCCGACAGATCTTGCGCGGCTTCGCGCGGCCGAACCTGCACCTCGCGGCGGTGGAGGCGGACGGCGCCTCGGCCCGCAAGCGCATCGTGGTCTCCACGCTGAAGGAGGCGCTCGGCGCTCCGAGCCAGCCGGCCGGCGCCGCGATCGTCTACGCGGGCACGCGCAAGAAGACCGACGACATCGCCCTGCTCGTGCAGGGAGAGGGCTACCGGACCGGCGCCTACCACGCTGGGCTCGACGCCGACGAGCGGGCGCGGGTCAGCCACGCCTTCGCGGGCCGAGAGCTGGACGTGGTCGTCGCGACGAACGCCTTCGGCATGGGCATCGACCGGCCGGACATCCGCACCGTGGTGCACTTCCAGGCGCCGGGCTCGATCGAGGCCTACTACCAGGAGGTCGGGCGCGCGGGGCGGGACGGCCAGCCGGCGCATGGGCTCCTCATCACCGGCGCGGCGGACATCGGCCTCCGCCGTCGGCTGCTCGAGCTGGGGGGACGAGACGGACACCGACCGCCGCAGGAGCGGATCGATCAGCAGTGGGGGCTCTTCCGCGATCTGCTCCGCTACGTCGAGGCGGGCAGCTGCCGACACGACTTCATCCTCCGCTACTTCGGCGACGAGCAGGAGCTGCTCGGCGGCTGCGGCCACTGCGACGTGTGCGAGCGGCTCGAGCGCGAGGGCGGCGAAGAGCGCACCATCAGCGAGGCCGACACGCTCATCGTGCGCAAGGCGCTCAGCGGCGTGGCCCGGACCAAGCAGAAGGTCGGCATGACGGGGGTGGCCAAGATGCTCCACGGCGCGAGCGACAAGCAGCTCACGCGCTGGGGCCTCGACCGCCTGAGCACGCACGGCCTGTTGTCGGACCATCCTGTCCCGTGGATCCAGGCGCTGCTGCGCCGGCTGATCACCGCGGGGCTGCTCGACATCACGCCGACCCAGTACCCGATGCTCATGCTGACGAAGGCGGGCGTCGCGGTGATGAAGGGCGAGGCCCCCGCGCGCGTGCTCACCCCGCCGGAGGACGCGGGGCTGGGCGGCAAGAAGAAGGCCCGGAGCGCGAGCAGCAAGGCCAAGCGCGAGCCGCCGCCCGGGATGGACGGCGCGCTCTTCGAGAAGCTGCGCGAGGCGCGCCTCGAGCTGGCCAAGGAGCAGGGCGTGCCGGCGTACGTGGTCTGCCATGATCGCACGCTCATGGAGATCGCGGCCGCGAAGCCGGTCGACGCGCAGGCCTTGCTCGCCGTCCCGGGCATGGGCCCGGCCCGCGTGGAGGCGTACGGCGAGCGCTTCCTCGAGGTCGTCGCCAGCTGA